A stretch of Dama dama isolate Ldn47 chromosome 22, ASM3311817v1, whole genome shotgun sequence DNA encodes these proteins:
- the BCL2L13 gene encoding bcl-2-like protein 13 isoform X1 produces MASSTTVPLGFHYETKYVVLSYLGLLSQEKLQEQHPSSPQGVQQDTVSQSLDQEVLLKVKTEIEEELKSLDKEISEAFASTGFDRHTSPVFSPANPDSSVEDCLAHLGEKAAQELQAPLLGALQTLLSGPVTYQAYRECTLETTVHASGWNKILVPLILLRQMLLELTKRGQEPLGALLQFGVTFLEDHAAEYIIQQGGWKHQEERLPLTSCRKLRKSTSVGSRGLGPAGEPPGQSQSQLWTSGQGTVFNLESEDECPAGAAEDSNDIYILPSDGSTHVSPPESPTTATASWQAESLPVSLSASQSWHTESLPVSLGPESWQQVTVDPEEVKSLDSNGAAEKSENNSSNSDIVHVEREEIPEGVGEAAAPAPALMAAVPRASPTTSLFVELGEEEAEAAPPEASELEREGVLPPKPPAEPPAAPPSREEATGRQGALRVGPRPGDLEKAGPLPEGKSLLLLGGAAAMAILAVAVGLALALRKK; encoded by the exons GGGTTCAGCAAGATACAGTTTCACAATCTCTGGATCAAGAAgttttattaaaagttaaaactgaaattgaagaagAGCTCAAATCCCTGGACAAAGAAATTTCTGAAG CCTTCGCCAGCACAGGCTTCGACCGCCACACCTCGCCTGTGTTCAGCCCCGCAAACCCGGACAGCTCCGTGGAGGACTGCCTGGCCCACCTTGGGGAGAAGGCGGCGCAGGAGCTGCAGGCACCTCTGCTCGGGGCCTTGCAGACGCTGCTCAGCGG GCCAGTGACATATCAGGCATATCGGGAATGTACACTGGAGACCACAGTTCATGCCAGCGGCTGGAATAAG ATTTTGGTGCCCCTGATTTTGCTACGACAAATGCTTCTGGAGCTGACGAAACGTGGCCAGGAGCCACTGGGCGCGCTGCTGCAGTTCGGCGTGACATTCCTGGAGGACCACGCGGCCGAGTACATCATCCAGCAGGGTGGCTGG AAACACCAAGAAGAACGTCTTCCGCTTACTTCTTGCCGTAAACTCAGGAAAAGCACCAGTGTGGGAAGCAGGGGCTTGGGCCCTGCCGGCGAGCCGCCTGGTCAGAGCCAGTCCCAGCTGTGGACTTCAGGCCAg GGCACCGTCTTTAACCTGGAGTCAGAGGACGAGTGCCCCGCGGGCGCTGCGGAGGACAGCAACGACATCTACATTCTGCCCAGCGACGGCTCCACGCACGTCAGCCCCCCAGAGTCGCCCACTACGGCCACGGCCTCCTGGCAGGCCGAGAGCTTGCCCGTGTCGCTGTCCGCCAGCCAGAGCTGGCACACAGAGAGCCTGCCGGTGTCCCTGGGCCCCGAGTCCTGGCAGCAGGTCACAGTGGACCCTGAGGAAGTCAAGAGCTTGGATAGCAACGGGGCCGCAGAGAAGAGCGAGAACAACTCCTCCAACTCCGACATCGTGCACGTGGAGCGGGAGGAGATCCCCGAGGGTGTGGGGGAGGCGGCCGCACCGGCCCCTGCCCTGATGGCGGCCGTCCCCAGGGCCAGTCCCACGACATCACTGTTCGTGGAGCTTGGTGAAGAAGAGGCAGAAGCAGCCCCACCAGAAGCTTCTGAACTGGAGCGGGAGGGGGTCCTGCCACCCAAGCCCCCAGCAGAGCCTCCCGCGGCCCCGCCGAGCCGGGAGGAGGCCACTGGAAGGCAGGGGGCACTCAGGGTAGGGCCCCGCCCAGGTGACCTCGAGAAGGCCGGCCCGCTGCCCGAGGGCAAGTCCCTCCTGCTCTTGGGAGGGGCCGCTGCCATGGCCATCCTCGCAGTGGCGGTTGGGTTGGCACTGGCTCTGCGGAAGAAATAG
- the BCL2L13 gene encoding bcl-2-like protein 13 isoform X2: MASSTTVPLGFHYETKYVVLSYLGLLSQEKLQEQHPSSPQGVQQDTVSQSLDQEVLLKVKTEIEEELKSLDKEISEAFASTGFDRHTSPVFSPANPDSSVEDCLAHLGEKAAQELQAPLLGALQTLLSGPVTYQAYRECTLETTVHASGWNKILVPLILLRQMLLELTKRGQEPLGALLQFGVTFLEDHAAEYIIQQGGWGTVFNLESEDECPAGAAEDSNDIYILPSDGSTHVSPPESPTTATASWQAESLPVSLSASQSWHTESLPVSLGPESWQQVTVDPEEVKSLDSNGAAEKSENNSSNSDIVHVEREEIPEGVGEAAAPAPALMAAVPRASPTTSLFVELGEEEAEAAPPEASELEREGVLPPKPPAEPPAAPPSREEATGRQGALRVGPRPGDLEKAGPLPEGKSLLLLGGAAAMAILAVAVGLALALRKK, encoded by the exons GGGTTCAGCAAGATACAGTTTCACAATCTCTGGATCAAGAAgttttattaaaagttaaaactgaaattgaagaagAGCTCAAATCCCTGGACAAAGAAATTTCTGAAG CCTTCGCCAGCACAGGCTTCGACCGCCACACCTCGCCTGTGTTCAGCCCCGCAAACCCGGACAGCTCCGTGGAGGACTGCCTGGCCCACCTTGGGGAGAAGGCGGCGCAGGAGCTGCAGGCACCTCTGCTCGGGGCCTTGCAGACGCTGCTCAGCGG GCCAGTGACATATCAGGCATATCGGGAATGTACACTGGAGACCACAGTTCATGCCAGCGGCTGGAATAAG ATTTTGGTGCCCCTGATTTTGCTACGACAAATGCTTCTGGAGCTGACGAAACGTGGCCAGGAGCCACTGGGCGCGCTGCTGCAGTTCGGCGTGACATTCCTGGAGGACCACGCGGCCGAGTACATCATCCAGCAGGGTGGCTGG GGCACCGTCTTTAACCTGGAGTCAGAGGACGAGTGCCCCGCGGGCGCTGCGGAGGACAGCAACGACATCTACATTCTGCCCAGCGACGGCTCCACGCACGTCAGCCCCCCAGAGTCGCCCACTACGGCCACGGCCTCCTGGCAGGCCGAGAGCTTGCCCGTGTCGCTGTCCGCCAGCCAGAGCTGGCACACAGAGAGCCTGCCGGTGTCCCTGGGCCCCGAGTCCTGGCAGCAGGTCACAGTGGACCCTGAGGAAGTCAAGAGCTTGGATAGCAACGGGGCCGCAGAGAAGAGCGAGAACAACTCCTCCAACTCCGACATCGTGCACGTGGAGCGGGAGGAGATCCCCGAGGGTGTGGGGGAGGCGGCCGCACCGGCCCCTGCCCTGATGGCGGCCGTCCCCAGGGCCAGTCCCACGACATCACTGTTCGTGGAGCTTGGTGAAGAAGAGGCAGAAGCAGCCCCACCAGAAGCTTCTGAACTGGAGCGGGAGGGGGTCCTGCCACCCAAGCCCCCAGCAGAGCCTCCCGCGGCCCCGCCGAGCCGGGAGGAGGCCACTGGAAGGCAGGGGGCACTCAGGGTAGGGCCCCGCCCAGGTGACCTCGAGAAGGCCGGCCCGCTGCCCGAGGGCAAGTCCCTCCTGCTCTTGGGAGGGGCCGCTGCCATGGCCATCCTCGCAGTGGCGGTTGGGTTGGCACTGGCTCTGCGGAAGAAATAG